A window of the Ipomoea triloba cultivar NCNSP0323 chromosome 14, ASM357664v1 genome harbors these coding sequences:
- the LOC116003587 gene encoding cyclin-C1-2-like isoform X2, whose protein sequence is MAANFWTSSHYKQLLDPEEVNVVHPLDKERGITLEDCKLIKLHMSNYIARLAQTVTLRQRVVATAISYMRRVYVRKSMTEYDPRLVAPACLYLASKAEECTVQARLLVFYIRKLCKQLNILTPNLHLFSLSTPYMLLTCHNISPDSDDKYRYEIKDILEMEMKVLEALNYYLVVFHPYRCLSQLLQDAGMNDATHLTWGIVNDTYKMDLILVHPPHLIALACIYIASVLKDKEITSWFEELRADMNVVTWYYLLIWALGK, encoded by the exons ATGGCTGCCAATTTCTGGACCTCATCTCACTA CAAACAGCTTCTGGATCCTGAAGAGGTGAATGTTGTGCATCCACTTGATAAGGAGAGAGGCATCACTCTTGAGGATTGCAAGCTCATCAAGCTCCATATGTCCAatt ACATTGCAAGATTGGCTCAAACTGTCACGTTAAGGCAAAG GGTTGTAGCTACTGCCATTTCATACATGAGACGTGTTTATGTCAG AAAAAGTATGACAGAATATGATCCTCGTCTGGTTGCACCAGCCTGCTTATACTTGGCATCAAAAGCAGAAGAGTGCACAGTGCAGGCTAGACTACTTGTTTTTTACATCAGGAAATTATGTAAACAATTAAATATCCTAACACCCAATTTACACCTTTTCTCCCTTTCTACTCCTTATATGCTACTAACATGCCATAATATTTCTCCAGATTCAGATGATAAGTATAGGTATGAAATAAAAGACATCctagaaatggaaatgaaagttttggaAGCCCTGAATTATTACTTGGTTGTATTCCATCCATACCGGTGCCTATCACA GTTACTTCAGGATGCTGGCATGAATGATGCAACTCATCTGACTTG GGGAATTGTGAACGATACATATAAGATGGATCTAATTCTTGTACACCCACCACACTTGATAGCATTAGCATGCATATACATTGCAAGTGTGTTGAAAGACAAGGAAATCACTTCCTGGTTTGAGGAGCTTCGAGCTGACATGAATGTG GTAACTTGGTACTATCTATTAATCTGGGCATTGGGGAAATGA
- the LOC116003587 gene encoding cyclin-C1-2-like isoform X1, which produces MAANFWTSSHYKQLLDPEEVNVVHPLDKERGITLEDCKLIKLHMSNYIARLAQTVTLRQRVVATAISYMRRVYVRKSMTEYDPRLVAPACLYLASKAEECTVQARLLVFYIRKLCKQLNILTPNLHLFSLSTPYMLLTCHNISPDSDDKYRYEIKDILEMEMKVLEALNYYLVVFHPYRCLSQLLQDAGMNDATHLTWGIVNDTYKMDLILVHPPHLIALACIYIASVLKDKEITSWFEELRADMNVVKNIAMEILDFYDSHKMITDERVNAAMSKLVGK; this is translated from the exons ATGGCTGCCAATTTCTGGACCTCATCTCACTA CAAACAGCTTCTGGATCCTGAAGAGGTGAATGTTGTGCATCCACTTGATAAGGAGAGAGGCATCACTCTTGAGGATTGCAAGCTCATCAAGCTCCATATGTCCAatt ACATTGCAAGATTGGCTCAAACTGTCACGTTAAGGCAAAG GGTTGTAGCTACTGCCATTTCATACATGAGACGTGTTTATGTCAG AAAAAGTATGACAGAATATGATCCTCGTCTGGTTGCACCAGCCTGCTTATACTTGGCATCAAAAGCAGAAGAGTGCACAGTGCAGGCTAGACTACTTGTTTTTTACATCAGGAAATTATGTAAACAATTAAATATCCTAACACCCAATTTACACCTTTTCTCCCTTTCTACTCCTTATATGCTACTAACATGCCATAATATTTCTCCAGATTCAGATGATAAGTATAGGTATGAAATAAAAGACATCctagaaatggaaatgaaagttttggaAGCCCTGAATTATTACTTGGTTGTATTCCATCCATACCGGTGCCTATCACA GTTACTTCAGGATGCTGGCATGAATGATGCAACTCATCTGACTTG GGGAATTGTGAACGATACATATAAGATGGATCTAATTCTTGTACACCCACCACACTTGATAGCATTAGCATGCATATACATTGCAAGTGTGTTGAAAGACAAGGAAATCACTTCCTGGTTTGAGGAGCTTCGAGCTGACATGAATGTG GTAAAAAACATAGCAATGGAGATATTAGATTTTTATGATAGCCACAAAATGATCACAGATGAAAGGGTAAACGCTGCAATGAGCAAGCTGGTTGGAAAGTAA
- the LOC116003587 gene encoding cyclin-C1-2-like isoform X3, with product MAANFWTSSHYKQLLDPEEVNVVHPLDKERGITLEDCKLIKLHMSNYIARLAQTVTLRQRVVATAISYMRRVYVRKSMTEYDPRLVAPACLYLASKAEECTVQARLLVFYIRKLYSDDKYRYEIKDILEMEMKVLEALNYYLVVFHPYRCLSQLLQDAGMNDATHLTWGIVNDTYKMDLILVHPPHLIALACIYIASVLKDKEITSWFEELRADMNVVKNIAMEILDFYDSHKMITDERVNAAMSKLVGK from the exons ATGGCTGCCAATTTCTGGACCTCATCTCACTA CAAACAGCTTCTGGATCCTGAAGAGGTGAATGTTGTGCATCCACTTGATAAGGAGAGAGGCATCACTCTTGAGGATTGCAAGCTCATCAAGCTCCATATGTCCAatt ACATTGCAAGATTGGCTCAAACTGTCACGTTAAGGCAAAG GGTTGTAGCTACTGCCATTTCATACATGAGACGTGTTTATGTCAG AAAAAGTATGACAGAATATGATCCTCGTCTGGTTGCACCAGCCTGCTTATACTTGGCATCAAAAGCAGAAGAGTGCACAGTGCAGGCTAGACTACTTGTTTTTTACATCAGGAAATTAT ATTCAGATGATAAGTATAGGTATGAAATAAAAGACATCctagaaatggaaatgaaagttttggaAGCCCTGAATTATTACTTGGTTGTATTCCATCCATACCGGTGCCTATCACA GTTACTTCAGGATGCTGGCATGAATGATGCAACTCATCTGACTTG GGGAATTGTGAACGATACATATAAGATGGATCTAATTCTTGTACACCCACCACACTTGATAGCATTAGCATGCATATACATTGCAAGTGTGTTGAAAGACAAGGAAATCACTTCCTGGTTTGAGGAGCTTCGAGCTGACATGAATGTG GTAAAAAACATAGCAATGGAGATATTAGATTTTTATGATAGCCACAAAATGATCACAGATGAAAGGGTAAACGCTGCAATGAGCAAGCTGGTTGGAAAGTAA